A window of Campylobacter cuniculorum DSM 23162 = LMG 24588 contains these coding sequences:
- a CDS encoding glutamate synthase subunit beta: MGNVRGFLDFKRVDFKKVAPKERILNFKEFTKALDKKEQEIQGGRCMDCGVAFCHTGVLAEGKEVGCPLKNLIPEWNDLIYKSLWKEAYKRLDLTNPFPEFTGRVCPAPCEDSCVCAINGESVSIKNNELAIIENAFKEGFVKPNCPQKYNGKKIAIIGSGPAGLSCATTLNALGYKISVYERSDRAGGLLMYGIPDMKLEKHIVDRRIELLKKSGIEFKVKQNIDSKDKVNKLLKEFDALILCTGASEPIDLKIEGRELKGIEFAMDFLSKNTQSLLETSKPATSAKDKDVLVIGSGDTSVDCIAVAVRQGAKSITRFERSPKRSLTRKADNPWPLKADVFKTDYGLEEAIAVYGKDPREYQKLTQKFLGKNGVVQGVIASDLKREIKNGKMINCEIPNSQKSYKADLVLLAMGFSGTEKKIKENFNIKLDEKNNIFTQNFQTSHKKIFACGDARTGQSLVVWAVKDGLDCAFAVHKSLAQ; the protein is encoded by the coding sequence ATGGGAAATGTGAGAGGATTTTTGGATTTTAAAAGAGTGGATTTTAAAAAAGTTGCCCCTAAAGAAAGAATTTTAAATTTTAAAGAATTCACCAAAGCTTTAGACAAAAAAGAACAAGAAATTCAAGGGGGTCGCTGTATGGATTGTGGAGTAGCCTTTTGTCATACCGGCGTTTTAGCAGAAGGTAAAGAAGTGGGCTGTCCTTTAAAAAATCTCATCCCTGAATGGAATGATTTAATCTACAAATCTCTTTGGAAAGAAGCTTATAAAAGACTTGATTTAACCAATCCTTTTCCCGAATTTACAGGACGCGTTTGTCCAGCACCTTGTGAAGATTCTTGTGTTTGTGCGATTAATGGAGAAAGTGTGAGCATTAAAAACAACGAACTTGCTATCATAGAAAATGCTTTTAAAGAAGGCTTTGTCAAGCCAAATTGTCCTCAAAAATACAATGGTAAAAAAATCGCTATCATAGGCAGCGGACCTGCGGGTTTAAGCTGTGCAACGACTTTAAATGCTTTGGGCTATAAAATCAGCGTATATGAAAGAAGCGACAGAGCAGGGGGGCTTTTAATGTATGGCATACCCGATATGAAGCTTGAAAAACACATAGTGGATAGACGCATTGAGTTGCTTAAAAAGTCCGGCATAGAATTTAAGGTCAAACAAAATATCGATTCTAAGGATAAAGTCAATAAACTCTTAAAAGAATTTGATGCTTTGATACTTTGCACAGGAGCGAGTGAGCCTATTGATCTTAAGATAGAAGGAAGAGAATTAAAAGGCATTGAATTTGCGATGGATTTTCTAAGCAAAAACACTCAATCTTTACTTGAGACTTCAAAACCTGCTACAAGTGCAAAAGACAAAGATGTGCTTGTGATTGGGAGTGGAGATACAAGCGTTGATTGCATTGCTGTGGCGGTAAGACAGGGTGCAAAATCCATTACAAGATTTGAACGCAGTCCAAAAAGGTCTTTAACAAGAAAAGCGGACAATCCTTGGCCACTAAAAGCTGATGTTTTCAAAACGGATTATGGTTTAGAAGAAGCCATAGCAGTGTATGGAAAAGACCCTAGAGAATACCAAAAACTCACTCAAAAATTCTTGGGTAAAAATGGAGTTGTTCAAGGCGTTATTGCAAGTGATCTTAAAAGGGAAATAAAAAATGGCAAAATGATTAATTGTGAAATTCCAAATTCTCAAAAATCTTATAAAGCGGATTTGGTTTTACTTGCTATGGGTTTTTCTGGAACAGAGAAAAAAATCAAAGAAAATTTCAATATAAAACTTGATGAAAAAAATAATATTTTCACTCAAAATTTCCAAACAAGCCATAAAAAAATCTTTGCTTGTGGCGATGCTAGAACGGGACAATCCTTAGTTGTTTGGGCGGTTAAAGATGGGCTTGATTGTGCTTTTGCTGTGCATAAGAGTTTAGCTCAATGA
- a CDS encoding DUF2972 domain-containing protein produces MQKAHCAVLRIKDCLSYRLGQALIDYDKNGGGLCLLIKKLYHISKTHQRTQRLYKDFISLYPHLKYPALEQCSDYEEALRYKYHLSYLLGQALIKAHKSWYRGGYLKLYTSIKDARKIYKEFKQFIQDHQDFKLNNSSLILIFENKEFINDEEYKNYLTFLLQHLNPKQKQEFIKLLFSLPNSNSLLKEFKELFEEFKDYEALLVVLKHNISFHLQFINNNLTLIKEWLHSKEFKEKYLDTKHPYPSLLNPLKLDYESVDAELAWDMNVPLPDLYQFIFVLIHGAGTTSMTHFLRLCGVSLNRHWGNADFQYKQSYQMLLNNKNNYNAIIVSGSNFDGRRDKMIALCDKSCPVLCVVRDPICHFLPLINHVSGGLSKVVLKEFTLDTPMEDLFDFEVLRRKDRTTLKEQLTYYSDKDKDKEGACYLNHFLKQATKVICIDMEQILPHNAFKTLNHLAKELNFCPPQNSVLFEKYINSNGLWIGNALFYRIFKYKNIKIELSKERQNDENFIECIRNFTQNEFIIHKNKARVYIAKKDFEILKEDKELFEKITNYLKEYFVKCEEKFQEDSKKIYKEQDVLDCLRQNSILALKFKEKIDTQYSFVKKHYPEIFKSWSYYNEFEKICEEFDKH; encoded by the coding sequence ATGCAAAAGGCTCATTGTGCTGTTTTAAGAATCAAAGATTGTCTCTCTTATCGTTTAGGACAGGCTCTTATTGATTATGATAAAAATGGGGGGGGGCTTTGTCTTTTAATCAAAAAGCTCTATCATATCAGTAAAACTCATCAAAGAACTCAAAGACTCTACAAAGATTTCATCTCTCTTTATCCCCATCTTAAATATCCTGCTTTAGAACAATGCAGTGATTATGAAGAGGCTTTAAGATATAAATATCATCTGTCTTATCTCTTAGGACAAGCCTTGATTAAGGCTCATAAATCTTGGTATAGGGGTGGGTATTTAAAACTCTACACTTCAATCAAAGATGCTCGTAAGATTTATAAAGAATTCAAACAATTCATTCAAGACCATCAAGACTTTAAACTCAATAACTCTTCTCTTATTCTTATCTTTGAAAATAAAGAATTCATCAATGATGAGGAATATAAAAATTATCTCACATTCTTACTGCAACATCTAAACCCTAAACAAAAACAAGAATTCATTAAACTCTTATTCTCTTTACCAAATTCAAATTCTTTATTGAAAGAGTTTAAAGAATTATTTGAGGAATTTAAAGATTATGAAGCCTTACTTGTTGTTTTAAAACATAATATCTCCTTTCATCTTCAATTCATCAATAACAATTTAACTCTCATCAAAGAATGGCTTCATTCAAAAGAATTCAAAGAAAAATACCTTGATACAAAACATCCTTATCCCTCTTTGCTTAATCCTTTAAAGCTTGATTATGAGAGTGTGGATGCTGAATTAGCTTGGGATATGAATGTGCCTTTGCCTGATTTATATCAATTTATATTTGTCCTCATACACGGGGCTGGAACGACGAGTATGACTCATTTTTTAAGATTGTGCGGAGTGAGTTTAAACAGACATTGGGGAAATGCGGATTTTCAATATAAACAATCTTATCAAATGCTTTTGAATAATAAAAATAATTATAATGCTATCATTGTATCTGGCAGTAATTTTGATGGTAGGAGAGATAAGATGATAGCTCTTTGTGATAAAAGCTGTCCTGTTTTATGTGTGGTTAGGGATCCTATTTGTCATTTCTTGCCCTTAATCAATCATGTAAGTGGTGGATTGTCAAAGGTTGTCTTGAAAGAATTTACTCTCGATACTCCTATGGAAGATTTATTTGACTTTGAAGTTCTAAGGAGAAAAGACCGAACCACTTTAAAAGAACAATTAACCTATTATTCCGATAAAGATAAAGATAAGGAAGGAGCTTGTTATTTAAATCACTTTTTAAAACAAGCCACAAAGGTTATTTGTATAGATATGGAGCAAATTTTGCCTCATAACGCGTTTAAAACTTTAAATCATTTAGCTAAAGAATTAAATTTTTGCCCTCCTCAAAATTCGGTATTGTTTGAAAAATATATAAATTCAAATGGTCTTTGGATTGGCAATGCACTTTTTTATCGCATCTTTAAATATAAAAATATCAAAATCGAGCTTAGCAAAGAGCGTCAAAATGACGAAAATTTTATAGAATGTATAAGGAATTTCACTCAAAATGAATTTATTATTCATAAAAACAAGGCTCGTGTCTATATCGCTAAAAAAGATTTTGAAATTTTAAAAGAAGATAAAGAACTTTTTGAAAAAATTACAAATTATCTTAAAGAGTATTTCGTAAAATGTGAGGAGAAATTTCAAGAAGATTCAAAAAAAATCTATAAAGAGCAAGATGTGCTTGATTGTTTGAGACAAAATAGTATCTTAGCTTTAAAATTTAAAGAAAAGATAGACACACAATATAGTTTTGTAAAAAAACATTATCCAGAAATTTTTAAATCTTGGAGCTATTATAATGAATTTGAAAAGATATGCGAGGAGTTTGATAAGCATTGA
- a CDS encoding primosomal protein N' yields MRYYELSIKGLYLQNLIYESEEELLVLSEVIVALGSRKNLKAIVIKECQKPEFQTRPIEENTFKSLSEVQFELANFISKYYACKLGFILNSFESSKFYKCEKISCLKRPSLSILQEEALNFIKTQSSSLLFADTGSGKTEIYIALIKEYLEQGKQVLLLMPEISLTPQMQKRLQVYFKDAFFLWHSKISKKKKQEHLEQLTNGKALLVAGARSALFLPFRNLGLIIVDEEHDNSYKASNKPYINARDLALFLGKKCNIKVLLGSATPSLTSFYKQKYFRLKGTFFETKKEFLFDENELSVSVLLLKELKKSLENQKQAIIFLPTRAHFRQILCKSCGKSIKCPFCSVAMSLHKNILKCHYCNFSKMIDEFCPNCKGVLLEAKKMGTAQLCELLQKKFTKATINRFDSDEITSVRKLDKILKDFNDRKIDILVGTSMLAKGHDYHNVDLSVILGLDEFLFRPNFRASEESLSLAMQVAGRAGRKGEARVLFQTKNRAFFERYIQDYESFLKDELELREGLYPPFKRLLRLIIESKRRDEAKEICEKLAKDFEGIENLELVGYGACAIEMLGLTFRFYILLRAHTHKILMKAQAYALNFKGVSADMDPIDFS; encoded by the coding sequence ATGAGATATTATGAATTAAGTATTAAAGGGCTTTATTTACAAAATTTAATTTATGAAAGCGAAGAAGAGCTTTTGGTTTTGAGTGAAGTGATTGTCGCACTTGGTTCTAGAAAAAACCTTAAAGCCATAGTCATTAAAGAATGTCAAAAACCAGAATTTCAAACAAGGCCCATTGAAGAAAATACTTTCAAATCTTTGAGCGAAGTGCAGTTTGAACTTGCAAATTTTATTTCTAAGTATTATGCGTGCAAATTAGGTTTTATTTTAAATTCTTTTGAAAGCTCTAAATTCTATAAATGCGAAAAAATAAGCTGTTTAAAGCGTCCTAGTTTAAGCATTTTGCAAGAAGAAGCCCTAAATTTTATCAAAACTCAATCAAGCTCTTTGCTCTTTGCCGATACAGGAAGCGGAAAGACTGAAATTTATATTGCTTTGATAAAAGAGTATTTAGAACAAGGAAAACAAGTTTTGCTTTTAATGCCCGAAATTTCACTCACTCCCCAAATGCAAAAAAGACTTCAGGTGTATTTTAAAGATGCGTTTTTTTTATGGCATTCTAAAATTTCAAAGAAAAAAAAACAAGAACATTTAGAACAATTAACAAACGGCAAAGCTCTTTTAGTTGCAGGAGCGAGGTCAGCTCTTTTTTTACCTTTTAGAAATTTAGGGCTTATTATCGTTGATGAGGAGCATGATAATTCTTACAAAGCTTCAAATAAACCTTATATCAACGCAAGAGATTTGGCTTTGTTTTTAGGAAAAAAATGCAATATTAAAGTGCTTTTAGGTTCTGCAACCCCCTCTCTTACAAGTTTTTATAAACAAAAATACTTTAGATTAAAGGGCACTTTTTTTGAAACCAAAAAGGAATTTTTATTTGATGAAAATGAGTTGAGTGTTTCTGTGCTTTTGCTTAAAGAACTTAAAAAAAGTTTAGAAAATCAAAAACAAGCCATTATCTTTCTTCCTACACGTGCTCATTTTCGTCAAATTCTTTGCAAAAGTTGTGGCAAGAGCATTAAATGTCCTTTTTGCTCTGTTGCTATGAGTTTGCATAAAAATATCTTAAAATGTCATTATTGTAATTTTTCTAAGATGATTGATGAATTTTGTCCAAATTGTAAAGGAGTGCTTTTAGAGGCTAAAAAAATGGGAACAGCACAACTATGCGAACTCTTACAAAAAAAATTTACAAAGGCAACAATCAATAGATTTGATAGCGATGAAATTACGAGTGTAAGAAAACTTGATAAAATTTTAAAGGATTTTAACGACAGAAAAATCGATATTTTGGTTGGAACTTCTATGCTTGCTAAAGGACATGATTATCATAATGTAGATTTAAGCGTCATTTTAGGTTTAGATGAGTTTTTATTTCGTCCTAATTTTAGAGCAAGTGAGGAAAGCCTTTCCCTTGCAATGCAAGTTGCAGGCAGAGCAGGACGTAAGGGTGAGGCAAGGGTGCTTTTTCAAACGAAAAATCGTGCTTTTTTCGAAAGATATATACAGGATTATGAAAGTTTTTTAAAAGATGAATTAGAGCTTAGAGAAGGCTTGTATCCGCCATTTAAAAGACTTTTAAGATTGATTATAGAGAGCAAAAGAAGGGATGAGGCAAAAGAAATTTGCGAAAAATTAGCTAAGGACTTTGAAGGTATAGAGAATTTAGAGCTTGTAGGATATGGTGCTTGTGCGATTGAAATGCTCGGCTTGACCTTTCGTTTTTATATTTTATTGCGTGCTCATACACATAAAATTCTAATGAAAGCTCAAGCTTATGCTTTAAATTTTAAAGGCGTGAGTGCGGATATGGACCCGATTGATTTTTCTTAA
- a CDS encoding prepilin-type N-terminal cleavage/methylation domain-containing protein, whose protein sequence is MKVKKAFTLLELVFVILIIGILALISFPFLNQNKNDAKLLKLKADYQMLQSALASMRSEFSLKQIAHFSPILDSAKIAFEKEKLFYCEKKEILNCQNGINCCSYSVLSSPLYSHSKAWIKQGFNHYRFFLNSKESVDFIYNANEGILECLHSKWCKELL, encoded by the coding sequence ATGAAAGTTAAAAAAGCTTTTACCCTGCTTGAACTCGTTTTTGTGATATTAATCATAGGAATTTTAGCCCTTATTTCTTTTCCTTTTTTAAATCAAAATAAAAATGATGCCAAATTATTGAAACTCAAAGCCGATTATCAAATGCTTCAATCCGCCCTTGCCTCGATGAGAAGTGAATTTTCACTCAAGCAAATTGCACATTTTAGCCCCATACTTGATAGTGCAAAAATAGCCTTTGAAAAAGAAAAATTATTTTATTGTGAAAAAAAAGAAATTCTAAATTGTCAAAATGGCATAAATTGTTGTTCTTATTCTGTTTTAAGCTCCCCTTTGTATTCTCATTCTAAGGCTTGGATTAAACAAGGCTTTAACCATTATCGTTTTTTTTTAAATTCCAAAGAAAGTGTGGATTTTATCTATAATGCAAATGAGGGCATTTTAGAATGTCTGCATAGCAAATGGTGTAAAGAGCTTTTATGA
- the uvrB gene encoding excinuclease ABC subunit UvrB, whose product MFELTSDFKPSFDQEQAIENIVKSIKKGNKYQTLLGVTGSGKTFTMANVIQRLNMPTLIMSHNKSLCAQLYSEFKGFFANNHTEYFISYYDYYQPEAYIPRTDVFIEKDSSTNEDLERLRLSATASLLSYEDVICVASVSANYGLGNPKEYVGMVLIFELGMILNQKELLKKLVDMGYKRNDNFFDRADFRVSGDTIDIYPAYYEDEVIRLEFFGDELEHMYHYNVLENKKTKDLKRFILYPTSQFSVGEKRLKQAIKDIKAELLERLAYFENENKLVEYQRLKQRVEFDIEMLESTGMCKGVENYARHLTGLKQGETPYTLFDYFAIKEREFLVIVDESHVSLPQFRGMFAGDRSRKQTLVDYGFRLPSALDNRPLMFDEFINKNCKFLFVSATPAPLELALSKGNVFHQIMRPTGLLDPIIELKDSDNQVEILYDEAKKVIARNERILVTVLTKKLAEELSKYYLELGIKVKYMHSDIDAIERNELIRGLRSGSFDMLIGINLLREGLDLPEVSLIAIMDADKEGFLRSTTSLIQTMGRAARNVNGRVLLFSKKITKSMQEAIDITNQRRKLQQAYNKEHHITPKSVQRNLEESLKNELNDAEIYRKAKELEKMPANERAKIVKQLRKEMLQAAKELEFEKAAMLRDEIKKLRDL is encoded by the coding sequence ATGTTTGAATTAACAAGTGATTTTAAACCTAGTTTTGACCAAGAGCAAGCGATTGAAAATATTGTTAAAAGCATTAAAAAAGGCAACAAATATCAAACCCTACTCGGAGTTACAGGTAGCGGTAAGACCTTTACAATGGCAAATGTAATCCAAAGGCTTAATATGCCTACTTTGATTATGTCCCATAACAAAAGCTTATGTGCTCAACTTTATAGCGAATTTAAAGGCTTTTTTGCAAACAATCACACAGAATATTTCATCAGCTATTATGATTATTATCAGCCTGAAGCTTATATCCCACGTACTGATGTTTTTATAGAAAAAGATAGTTCAACAAATGAAGATTTAGAAAGATTAAGATTGAGTGCGACAGCTTCTTTGCTAAGCTATGAAGATGTGATTTGTGTTGCAAGTGTTTCTGCAAATTATGGTTTGGGAAATCCTAAAGAATATGTCGGTATGGTGCTAATTTTTGAGTTAGGAATGATTTTAAATCAAAAAGAGCTTTTAAAAAAACTCGTGGATATGGGATATAAAAGAAATGACAATTTTTTTGACAGAGCAGATTTTAGAGTCAGTGGCGATACAATCGATATTTATCCTGCTTATTATGAAGATGAGGTGATAAGGCTTGAATTTTTTGGCGATGAATTAGAACATATGTATCATTATAATGTCTTAGAAAACAAAAAAACCAAAGATTTAAAAAGATTCATTCTTTATCCTACGAGTCAATTTAGTGTCGGCGAAAAGCGTTTAAAACAAGCGATTAAAGACATAAAAGCTGAACTTTTGGAAAGACTTGCTTATTTTGAAAACGAAAATAAACTCGTAGAATACCAAAGACTTAAGCAAAGAGTGGAATTTGATATTGAAATGCTTGAAAGCACAGGAATGTGCAAGGGCGTTGAAAATTACGCAAGACATTTAACAGGACTTAAACAAGGAGAAACACCTTATACACTTTTTGATTATTTTGCGATTAAAGAGCGGGAATTTCTTGTTATCGTTGATGAAAGTCATGTGAGTTTGCCACAATTTCGTGGAATGTTTGCAGGCGATAGGAGTCGTAAACAAACCCTTGTTGATTATGGTTTTAGACTTCCTTCAGCTTTAGATAATCGTCCCTTAATGTTTGATGAGTTTATCAATAAAAATTGCAAATTTCTTTTCGTTTCTGCCACTCCGGCTCCTCTTGAACTCGCATTAAGCAAGGGAAATGTTTTCCATCAAATTATGCGTCCTACAGGACTTTTAGACCCTATAATTGAGCTTAAAGATTCGGATAATCAAGTAGAAATTTTGTATGATGAAGCCAAAAAAGTCATAGCAAGAAATGAAAGAATTTTAGTTACAGTTTTGACAAAAAAGCTTGCAGAAGAATTGAGTAAATATTATCTTGAACTTGGCATTAAGGTTAAATATATGCATTCAGATATTGATGCTATCGAACGCAATGAACTCATACGAGGACTTAGAAGCGGTAGTTTTGATATGCTCATTGGCATTAATCTTCTTAGAGAAGGACTTGACTTACCGGAAGTTTCTTTGATTGCTATAATGGACGCAGATAAGGAGGGTTTTTTAAGAAGTACAACAAGTTTAATTCAAACTATGGGAAGAGCTGCAAGAAATGTTAATGGTAGGGTTTTGCTTTTTTCTAAAAAAATTACAAAATCAATGCAAGAAGCTATAGACATCACAAACCAAAGACGCAAACTCCAACAAGCTTACAACAAAGAACATCATATCACACCAAAATCTGTCCAAAGAAACTTAGAAGAAAGTCTTAAAAACGAACTCAATGACGCTGAAATTTATCGCAAGGCTAAAGAGCTTGAAAAAATGCCTGCAAATGAGAGGGCAAAAATAGTCAAACAACTACGTAAAGAAATGCTTCAAGCGGCTAAAGAACTTGAATTTGAAAAGGCTGCTATGCTAAGGGATGAAATTAAAAAACTTAGAGATTTATAA
- a CDS encoding restriction endonuclease subunit R: MDKILQELLRIDPSKECIKFLVKRIQNDNYRGLQISQHNRYTQKEILVILKEIYELCKDELLQMRTTDLSKRPSNIEGEEKYARLTNNIAREIKRCTQDSLRKNIFVDLHRMGLIDRFNPKKKRLNPFDKGVKKYTALTSFGIKFLQTEDIFTQNLLFTRALENLMQGFGEEILSMILELKFSYLTMYEILFFATFLGQKLEARIYHKNDIIELIQDYRRLSKIQQKTLIKHLKTYCNPQNFIGDKTQKRDFHNWTNATQQILSLLTQMAYFEWNKTDKKLHIRINEKSLFENSTKLKRSMQQKIEYFKQHNVCKEKGFESHHIVPLCFASSKEEFQVLDKWENMVYIDAFSHAKITQNNNANMRLTMMMFFLAILMTKKSFVKMKKI, from the coding sequence ATGGATAAAATTTTGCAAGAGTTGTTAAGAATAGATCCGAGTAAAGAATGTATAAAATTTTTAGTAAAGAGGATACAAAATGACAATTATAGGGGTTTGCAAATTTCACAACATAATCGTTACACACAAAAGGAAATCTTAGTCATTTTAAAAGAGATCTATGAACTTTGCAAGGATGAATTATTGCAAATGCGCACAACTGATTTAAGCAAACGTCCCTCTAATATTGAGGGCGAGGAAAAATATGCAAGACTGACAAATAATATTGCAAGAGAAATAAAAAGATGTACTCAAGATTCTTTACGCAAAAACATCTTTGTTGATTTACACAGAATGGGGCTGATTGATAGGTTCAATCCTAAAAAGAAGAGATTAAATCCCTTTGATAAAGGCGTGAAAAAATACACAGCCCTTACATCTTTTGGTATAAAATTTTTACAAACTGAAGATATTTTCACACAGAATTTGCTTTTTACAAGGGCTTTAGAAAACCTTATGCAAGGTTTTGGCGAGGAAATTTTGAGCATGATTTTAGAATTAAAATTTTCCTATCTTACAATGTATGAAATTTTATTTTTTGCAACGTTTTTGGGACAGAAATTAGAAGCTAGAATCTACCACAAAAATGATATAATAGAACTCATACAAGATTATAGGCGTTTAAGCAAAATCCAGCAAAAAACATTGATTAAGCACTTAAAAACTTATTGCAATCCTCAAAATTTTATAGGTGATAAAACACAAAAACGGGATTTTCATAATTGGACAAACGCAACACAACAAATTCTAAGCCTCTTAACACAAATGGCGTATTTTGAATGGAATAAAACAGACAAAAAACTTCACATACGCATCAATGAAAAGAGCCTTTTTGAAAATTCCACAAAACTCAAACGTTCAATGCAACAAAAGATAGAATATTTCAAACAGCACAATGTCTGCAAAGAAAAGGGATTTGAATCACACCACATTGTGCCATTATGCTTTGCTTCAAGCAAAGAAGAGTTTCAAGTGCTTGATAAATGGGAAAATATGGTTTATATCGATGCATTTTCACACGCTAAAATCACGCAAAATAATAATGCAAATATGCGTTTAACAATGATGATGTTCTTTTTAGCGATTTTAATGACAAAAAAGTCTTTTGTGAAAATGAAAAAAATATAA
- a CDS encoding DNA-methyltransferase, producing MLDKIHILDVFSFLQSLEDESIDLAIIDPPYNLKVAQWDSFKSEQDFLDFSFAWMDALLPKIKKHGSFYIFNTPYHCALFLHYLQDKAVFQNFITWYKKDGLSYTKKRFVNNQESILFYTLDCKNYTFDSEAVRMPYESTKRIEHARKNGILKNGKRWYPNAKGKLCPDVWEIASQRHKQKIKGKTQKLSHPTIKPREMIERMIKASSKKGDIVLDLFSGSGMTSLVARDLERHFIGCESNKDYVDSSLSIREY from the coding sequence ATGCTCGATAAAATCCACATATTAGATGTTTTTTCTTTTTTGCAATCCCTTGAAGATGAAAGCATTGATTTGGCTATCATTGATCCACCTTATAATCTCAAAGTTGCACAATGGGACAGCTTTAAAAGCGAACAAGATTTTTTAGATTTTAGCTTTGCATGGATGGACGCTTTGTTGCCTAAAATAAAAAAACATGGAAGTTTTTATATCTTTAACACTCCCTATCATTGTGCTTTATTTTTGCATTATTTGCAAGATAAAGCAGTGTTTCAAAATTTCATCACTTGGTATAAAAAGGACGGCTTAAGCTATACAAAAAAACGTTTTGTCAATAATCAAGAAAGCATTTTATTTTATACTCTTGATTGTAAAAATTATACTTTTGATTCTGAAGCTGTGCGTATGCCTTATGAATCAACAAAGCGTATAGAACATGCAAGAAAAAATGGAATTTTAAAAAATGGTAAGAGATGGTATCCTAACGCAAAGGGCAAACTCTGCCCTGATGTATGGGAGATAGCGAGTCAAAGGCACAAACAAAAAATCAAAGGAAAAACACAAAAGCTTTCTCATCCCACCATAAAACCTAGAGAAATGATAGAGCGCATGATAAAGGCGAGTTCTAAAAAGGGAGATATTGTTCTTGATTTATTTAGCGGAAGTGGAATGACAAGTCTTGTAGCAAGGGATTTAGAGCGCCATTTTATCGGTTGTGAAAGCAATAAAGACTATGTGGATTCTAGTTTGAGTATAAGGGAGTATTGA
- a CDS encoding DNA-methyltransferase: MSEIEKEKIDIIITSPPYFNIKDYAKDGHQDTKHSKTHKQDLGAIGDYKNYIAELLKVWRECERVLKPNGKLCINVPLMPMLKKDLNTHYNRHIFDLQSDIQQSILSHTKLFLLDLYIWNRTNTTKKLMFGSYPYPRNFYAQNTSEFIAIYVKDGKAKDKITQEQKEQSKLTQEEWIKFTKQIWDIPIPNKSDTAFGKHAAIMPEEIVYRLLRLYSFVGDIVLDPFAGSGTTLKVAKELRRKFVAYEVYPHYKDVIEEKLARVPCFKDKSCSIKSTY; this comes from the coding sequence ATGAGTGAGATTGAGAAAGAAAAAATTGATATTATCATCACTTCACCGCCGTATTTTAACATTAAAGATTATGCAAAAGATGGGCATCAAGACACAAAACACTCAAAGACACACAAGCAAGATTTAGGGGCGATTGGTGATTATAAAAACTATATTGCCGAGCTTTTAAAAGTATGGCGTGAATGTGAGAGGGTGCTAAAACCTAATGGAAAGCTTTGCATCAATGTCCCCCTCATGCCTATGCTTAAAAAGGACCTTAACACGCATTACAACCGCCATATTTTTGATTTACAAAGCGATATACAACAAAGTATTTTAAGCCATACAAAGCTTTTTTTGCTTGATCTTTATATTTGGAATCGCACAAATACAACGAAAAAACTAATGTTTGGCAGTTATCCCTATCCGCGTAATTTTTATGCACAAAATACAAGCGAATTCATTGCTATTTATGTCAAAGACGGAAAAGCAAAGGATAAAATAACACAAGAGCAAAAAGAGCAGAGCAAACTCACACAAGAAGAATGGATAAAATTCACCAAACAAATTTGGGACATTCCTATTCCAAATAAAAGCGATACAGCCTTTGGAAAACATGCCGCTATAATGCCTGAAGAGATTGTTTATCGATTGCTTAGACTCTATTCTTTTGTGGGCGATATTGTTTTAGATCCCTTTGCTGGAAGTGGAACGACTCTAAAAGTTGCAAAGGAATTGAGGAGAAAGTTTGTAGCCTATGAAGTTTATCCGCATTACAAAGATGTCATTGAAGAAAAACTTGCACGAGTGCCGTGCTTTAAGGATAAATCATGCTCGATAAAATCCACATATTAG